GACCCGGCAGGGCCGCTCTGCGCCCTGGCCTACAAAGTACAGTCCGACGAGGGGAGGAAGCTCTCCTACCTGCGCATCTATTCCGGAACAGTGAAGGCGGGAGGCGCCCTCTGGAACAGCACCCGCGGCTGTTTCGAAAAGGCGGCGCGCCTCTTCCGGATGCATGCCCACAAGCGGGAGCAGATCGACGAGGCCCTGGCCGGCGACATTGTGGCCGTTGCCGGGCTCAAGGAGGTCCTCACCGGCGACACCCTCTGCAACCCGACCCACAAGGTAATCCTCGAAGGGCTCACCGTACCGGAGCCGGTGGTGGCCCTGGCCGTGGAGCCAAAGGGGGTCGATGACCGCGACAAGCTGCTTCCGGCCCTGGAGAAGCTCCAGTGGGAGGACCCCACGTTCCGGGTCCACGAGGATGAAGAGACCGGCCAGACCATCCTTACCGGCATGGGGGAACTACACCTGGAAGTGGTCACCGACCGCCTCGAACGAGAATTCGGCGTGCAGGTTAAAACCGGCCGGCCTCAGGTAGTCTACCGCGAAACCATCACACGGCCGGCGGAGCGGCAGGAGGTTTTCCGGACCGAATTCGAGGGAAAGGTCCAGGGGGGAGAAGTGCACCTGCGGCTTACCCCCCTTCACCGTGGCGATGGTGTAAGGATAGTCGTGCCTCCCGCCGAGGTGCTCGGCATCACTCGGGAGCTCCATAGTGCCATCACCGACAGCCTGACACGTGGGTCCTCTACCGGCTGCGTCACCGGCTACCCCCTCACCGACCTGGAAGTGAGAGTAACAGCAGTGCCTACGGAGCCGGGCATTACCACCGAAACAGGGGTGCGGGCCGCTGCCGGCCGCGGGCTCATGCACACGGCCCGTGACGCCGCCCCCACCCTTCTGGAACCACTCATGAATCTGGAGATCATCACTCCCGGCGAGTACGCCGGCAAAGTACTCGGTTCGGTCCAGCAGAAAAGGGGACGCGTTGAGGGGATTGTCTCCCAGGGCAGCACCGAAGTAATCCGGGCATTGGTGCCCCTGTCCGAAATGTTCGGCTACATGACCGAGTTGCGAAGCGCCACCAAGGGTCGTGGCAGTTTCACCATGGAATTCTCCCGCTTTGACCAGGCACCGGTTGCCGTGCTTCAGCAATTCGGCCTGGGGTAAATAATATCGTGCAACAATACTCATGTACCGGCTTTACTTGAGCAGCAACGGCTGTTAATATATTCATTAATATTTTTAAGCGGCACCATATCAACAAGGAGGTTATGCCATGGGAATGATGCAGGAATTCAAGGAGTTCGCAGTAAAGGGGAATGTTGTTGACCTGGCGGTTGGTGTCATCATCGGCGGAGCTTTCGGCAAGATCGTCACCTCCTTTGTCAGCGACATCGTCATGCCCCCCCTGGGGATGGTGATGGGCAAGGTGAACTTCACCGACCTTTTCATCAACCTCTCCGACACACCCTACGACAGCCTCAAGGCAGCAAAGGACGCCGGCGCCCCGGTCATCAGCTACGGCGTATTCATCAACACGATGATCGACTTCATCATCATCGCCTTCGTCATATTCCTGGTAATCAAGCAGATAAACCGCCTCAAAAAAGAGCCGGCTCCCGCGCCGCCCAACACCAAGGATTGCCCCTACTGCCTGTCGGCAGTCCCCGTGAAAGCGACCAAGTGTGGATTCTGCACCTCCGATCTGAAGTGAATTTCATCTCATAGATATCACTAAAAAGGCGGTTCCCCACGGGGTATCGCCTTTTTTTAGAGCGCATATCATCAGGGCATAATGTGTGCATATAAATTTACATCACTATTTATCACAAGGAGACAAGATGGATGTGACAGAGCAGAGGCATTTCCAGCGGGTCCCATTTGCTACTGGCTCCACCGTTGAGTTCAGAGGTGAACGACACGACGCCGAAGTCGTTGATATCAGCCTGAAAGGGGCATTGCTCAGGCTTACCGGACTCACTTCCATACAGCGGGGAGACGTGTGCGCCGTATCAATTTCCCTCTCAAACTCGGACATCGTAATCCAGTTCGAAGCGGAGGCAGCCCACCTCCGTGACCAGTTACTTGGCGTCAAACTTCTGAAAATTGACATCGACTCCATGATACATTTGCGCAATATTGTCGAGCTCAACACGGCCAATCCCGACCAGGTCCGCAAGGAACTTTCCTTCCTTCACTGCGAGGACTGACCGTTAGCAACTTTTTAGTTGCTCCCCCCGAGCTCCCGTGCTAACAGCTTTTGTTTTTCAATCCGCTCACGGGAGCCCAACTCCATGATTCACCTCTCCAACATCACCAAACAGCATGGCGCCCAGGTCCTGTTCCGGGACGCCAGCTTCCAGATCCTCCCCGGCAGCCGCACCGGCCTCGTGGGCCCCAACGGCGCCGGCAAGACCACCATCTTCCGGATCATCACCGGCGAGGAGGAGGTGGACGCCGGCGAGATCACCTGCGCCAAGAAGACCACCATCGGTTACTTCTCCCAGGACGTAGGGGATATGTCTGGCCGCTCCGCCCTGGAAGAGGTCATGGCCGGCTCCGCGGAGACGGTGCGCCTCGCCGCCGAGCTGAAGGAGATGGAGGCGGCCATGTGCGAGCCCCAGTCCGACGACGAAATGGCGGCGCTCCTGGAGCGCTACGGCGCTGCCCAGGAGGAGTTCGAGCACCGTGGCGGCTACGACCTGGATACCCGCGCCCAGACGGTCCTCACCGGTCTCGGCATCGGCCCCGACCGTTTCCATCACCCGGTTGAGTCATTCAGCGGCGGCTGGAAGATGCGGATCGCCCTGGCGAAAATCCTCACCCTCAAGCCCGACGTGCTCCTCCTGGACGAGCCCACTAACCACCTGGACGTGGAATCGATCATCTGGCTGGAGGAGTGGCTTGCCAACGACTTCGACGGGGCGCTCCTCATGACGAGCCACGACCGGGACTTCATGAACCGGATCGTCACGCGAATCATCGAGGTGGCCAACAAGACCGTCACCACCTACGGCGGCAACTACGACTTCTACGAGCGGGAGCGGGAGATCCGCCGGGAGCAGCTTCTGGCCAGCCACAGGCGCCAGCAGGAGATGCTTGCGAAAGAGGAGGAATTCATCGCCCGCTTTGCAGCCAGGGCTTCCCACGCGGCCCAGGTGCAGTCGCGGGTGAAGAAGCTGGAGAAGATCGACCGGATCGAGATCCCCCCCGAGGAGCGGGTGGTCCGCTTCGATTTCAACGAGCCCCCCCGAAGCGGCGAGGATGTGGTGGTGATGAACGATCTGGCGAAGGTCTGGCAGACCCCGGACGGGGGGGAGAAGCCGGTTTTCAGCGGCGTATCGGGAATCATCCGGCGGCTCAACAAGATCGCCGTGGTGGGGGTCAACGGGGCGGGAAAGTCCACCTTCCTCAAGGTGCTGGCGGGGCAGACGGAACCCACCGCCGGTACCGTGGCCATCGGGGCCAACGTGGCGTTGGGTTACTTCAGTCAGCACGCCATGGAGGTACTGGACCCGAAGAAGACCGTCTTCGAGACCGTGCAGGAGGCCATGCCCCTGGCGAACATCGGCGTCATCCGCAACCTGCTGGCGGCATTCCTCTTCCCGGGCGACGCCGTGGACAAGCGGATCGAAAACCTCTCCGGCGGCGAGAAGAGCCGGGTGGTGCTGGCAACACTCCTGGCCCGCCCCGTCAACTTCCTCGTCCTGGACGAGCCCACCAACCACCTGGACATCCGCTCCCGGGAGATCCTCCTGGATGCCCTCCGGAACTTCACCGGCACCGTGGTCCTCGTGAGCCACGACCGCCACTTCCTCCGCTCCCTGGTGAACCGGGTCTTCGAGGTGGACCACGGCGAGATGCGAGTCTACGAGGGGGATTACTCCTATTATCTGCACAAGAGCCACGAACTCCACGGAGGATAAAGAAATAATGGCGGACGCGGCGTTTCAGAAGCGGCCACAATCATCCTTCAAGAGTGAAAAAAAAAGTCGCCCCCTCATCCACGGCAGCTTCCGCCCAGACGCGCCCACCGTGGCGATGGACAATCCGCTGAACCGTGGCAAGGCCGATGCCGTCACCCTCGAACTCTTCCTCCCGATGCATGCGCTGGAAGGGGGTAAAAAGCCTGTCGGCACGGGACAGATCAAACCCGACACCATTGTCACGGACAAAGAAGATTTTCTGCCCCCCCTGGTTAAGGACCCCCACGGCAATCTCGGCCTGTTCCCGCGTCCGCGTGTACTTCCAGGCATTCCCCAGGAGATTCTCCATAAGTACCCTAAGCAGAGACGGATCAGCATCAATCCGAATATTGTCGGCAATGTCGGAATGAACCCGGCGCTCGGGGCAGCAACCGGCAAGACCGTTCAGAATTTCACGGGACATCGCACTCAAATCGACGGTTTGCCGTCGGAAATCCCCACGGCTCAGTCGCGAGAGATTGAGCATACCGTTCACCATCTCCGCCATCTGCTGGGAAGCATGCTCGATACGTTCGGCGATCCGCTGCCCTTCATCATCGAGTCTCTCACCGTAGTCCTCCAGGAGCACCCGGCTGAACCCTGCAAGCCGTCGCAGAGGGGCATTCAGATCATGGGAAACTGAATAGCTGAAAGATTCCAACTCCTTGTTGGCATGCTCAAGCTGAATCGTCCGTTTGGTAACGCGCTGCTCTAGCTCGGCATTCAAAGCCCGCAACTCCGCCTCGCTGCGCCGCAGACGTTCCGCCATTTCGTTGAAGGATTCGGCGACATGCTCCAGTTCGGCGGTACCGGAGAGCTTCATGGAATATTCGAGGTTCCCCCGCTCTATCTCTCCCATGCCGGTAAGCAGCTCTTTCATTTCCCTAATCATCGTCCGTCCAAACCACCAGGCCAGCATCATTGCCATGAGTCCGGCGCTGAACGAAACCAGCAGGGAAACCCTGCTTATGCTCAGGGCCAGCTCCCTGGCCTTCGACAGGGGAATTGTTGCTATGACGGTCCACCCCCGGCCGTCAACCGGCGCGACACTGACCAGGCGCTCTATCCCCTTACTGTCGACCCAGTGATAATGGGGTGAGTCAACCGCAGCAATATTGCAAGGAACCAAGTTTTTTGAAAATTTGCTCCCCACCATCCCCGGCTCCTCGGTATCCACCAGGACCATACCGTTGCTGTCCACAACGACGAGGGATGTCTGAGGGCGCTTGTGCCAGGATGTTGCCATGACGGCGTTGAGTTTCCGTAGATCGAAGGGGACACCGACAACACCCACGATTTTTCCATTTCCGTTGCATACCGGGGCAGCCATCATGACCGCCGCCCGTTTGAACATCTTGGAGCTATGAATGTTTCCTATGACCTCCATGCCGCTGCGCGCACGGCAGAACCATTCACGGTCCAGGTAATTGAGCGATCTCGCCTGCGGGTCCGGAACAGCGCTGCCGATATTGTTGCCATTGCGGTCGGCGGCAAGGATATTGAGCCGCAACGGGAACGAAGGGAGTAGTTTCGCAAACAGTGGGTCTATCTCCGCCGAGTTTCCCGCGAGCACAGCCGGATGCGCGGAAACGGTGCGTATAAGGCTGAAGGTCTCGGCGATGAGGTTATCCAGCTTTGCGGCGACGCTGGAGGCCAGATCCTGATTATGATGGGCAACCTCAACGGTTTGCTTCTTTACGATATCGAAATAATGCCAAAAGGAAATCGCAACGGTGGGGAGCACCAGGATTACTATCATGACAATGAATTTCTGCTTGATGGATAACGCTCTGGTCATGGAAACCTTTATCCTGACAACCTTCATGGAAGCCCGCAGGGGTTGCCTCCGCCCCCCCACAGCACCTTGTCCCGGGCAATCTTGCGCTTCTCCCTCATGGAGAAGCAGCCTTACACAACATTATAAAAATCAAATTATACTAAAAAGAACGTAAAAACAATCTAATATAACACTCCTGCAACAATTCGGCGCCATCATCACGGGCTTGTCCCACTCCGCCGGCATCCCCTGCAATTGGCAACAAAAAAGGGCGACCTTTGCGGCCGCCCCTTTCACTCTTAATCCTGCTTCTCGAAGTTCCCCTTCTCCTGGCACTGGGGACATTTCTGGGGCTTGCACCGCCCCTCTTTGGTGAAGCCGCAAGTGCTGCATTTCCAGGTTGCCATCATTTCTCTCCTTTCGTTGCTCCGTTATCCAGCTCGATCTCCTCCACCGTTCCGAAGGTGGAAAGGGGTTTGTCGAAAGTCTTGTCGTCGCCGGCCACCACGATCACCATCTTGTCCGGCTTGAGGTATTTCCGCGCCACCCGGAGGACGTCCTCCTTCGTGACCCTGGCAATCCCGGCCCGGTAGTTCTCCAGGTACCCATCGGGATAACCGAAGAATTCGATCCGCGCCCGCTGGGCGGCAACGACGTCGGCCCGGGCAAAGCCGAAGATGAACGAGTTGACGATGGCATCCTTGGCCAGTGCCAGCTCGGCGTCACTGACCGGCTCCTTCGTCATGCCGGCGATAATGTCTTTCATGAGGGCAATAGCCTTGGCGGTGGATTCGCTTTTGGTCTCTGTCTCGGCCTCGAAGGTGCCGATGAAGCGCCGGCCGATGTCGAAGGAAGCGTAGACGTTGTAGGCAAGCCCCTGGTTGGAGCGAACCTCGGTCATGAGCCGGGAGGTGAACCCGCCGCCGAGGATGTAGTCCATGACCCGGATGGCATGGAGGTCGGGATTGTTCTTGTCGATCCCCGGATGCCCCATGCGGATGGCCGACTGGGGCACCTCCTTCCGGGCCAGGAATACGCCGGGGTTCACCTCCCTGGCCGGCTCGGGGATGGCGGGAAAGGCGATAGCTTCCTTTTTCCACCCGGCAAAGGTCTTCTCCAGGAGGGCGACGAGCTCCTTTTTGTCAAAGTCGCCGGAAACAGCGAGGATTACGTTGTTGGGATGAAAGTACTGCTTATGGAACGCCACCAGGTCATCACGGGTGATGGCCGTGACCGTCTCGACAGTGGGAAAACGCCCCAGGGGATGGTTGGGGTAGATGGCCTTCTGGAACTCCCGGTCGGCGATGGACTTGGAGTCGTCGTTCTGGCGGCGCAGGGCCTCGATGGCCCGGTTCCTGGCCAGGGTCACCCGGTCTTCGCTGAAAGCAGGGGCCGTCATGACCTGGGCAAAGAGCTCCAGGGTCCGGGGGAGGTTCCGCTTGAGACAGGTGAGAGAGATGCTCCCCGCGTCGGCGCCTATGCCCGACTCCACCGCCGAGGCCATGAACTCCAGTTCCGCATCGAGAGCCTGGGGAGAAAGCTCCTTCGTACCGCCGCTCCGCATGACCGCCCCGGTGATGCCGGCAAGGCCGGCCTTGTGGGCCGGCTCATAGATGCTCCCCACATTCACGTAGGCGGTGAGGCTCACCAATGGAAGCTCCCGGTCCGGGAGCATGTGGACGACCATGCCGTTTTTCAGCACCACCCGCTCCGTCTTCGGTACCTGGAAGTCCAGGGGGGCAAAGGTCATGGTGCGGGGGTCGGCCTTCCTGGCCTCGGCCCCGAGGGCCACGGCGGGAAGGAGCGCAACCGCAAGAATGAGTAGCAATCGTTTCACGATGGTCATTGTCTATCCTCTATCAGGTTAATTCTGTCCCCCCTCCGCCCCCCCCTTGCCAGGGAAAGAGTGGGCTCCTCCCCT
The nucleotide sequence above comes from Geobacter benzoatilyticus. Encoded proteins:
- a CDS encoding sensor histidine kinase → MTRALSIKQKFIVMIVILVLPTVAISFWHYFDIVKKQTVEVAHHNQDLASSVAAKLDNLIAETFSLIRTVSAHPAVLAGNSAEIDPLFAKLLPSFPLRLNILAADRNGNNIGSAVPDPQARSLNYLDREWFCRARSGMEVIGNIHSSKMFKRAAVMMAAPVCNGNGKIVGVVGVPFDLRKLNAVMATSWHKRPQTSLVVVDSNGMVLVDTEEPGMVGSKFSKNLVPCNIAAVDSPHYHWVDSKGIERLVSVAPVDGRGWTVIATIPLSKARELALSISRVSLLVSFSAGLMAMMLAWWFGRTMIREMKELLTGMGEIERGNLEYSMKLSGTAELEHVAESFNEMAERLRRSEAELRALNAELEQRVTKRTIQLEHANKELESFSYSVSHDLNAPLRRLAGFSRVLLEDYGERLDDEGQRIAERIEHASQQMAEMVNGMLNLSRLSRGDFRRQTVDLSAMSREILNGLAGCCPERRVHSDIADNIRIDADPSLLRVLMENLLGNAWKYTRTREQAEIAVGVLNQGGQKIFFVRDNGVGFDLSRADRLFTPFQRMHREEEFEGDGIGLATVQRIVHRHGGRVWAEAAVDEGATFFFTLEG
- a CDS encoding M16 family metallopeptidase produces the protein MTIVKRLLLILAVALLPAVALGAEARKADPRTMTFAPLDFQVPKTERVVLKNGMVVHMLPDRELPLVSLTAYVNVGSIYEPAHKAGLAGITGAVMRSGGTKELSPQALDAELEFMASAVESGIGADAGSISLTCLKRNLPRTLELFAQVMTAPAFSEDRVTLARNRAIEALRRQNDDSKSIADREFQKAIYPNHPLGRFPTVETVTAITRDDLVAFHKQYFHPNNVILAVSGDFDKKELVALLEKTFAGWKKEAIAFPAIPEPAREVNPGVFLARKEVPQSAIRMGHPGIDKNNPDLHAIRVMDYILGGGFTSRLMTEVRSNQGLAYNVYASFDIGRRFIGTFEAETETKSESTAKAIALMKDIIAGMTKEPVSDAELALAKDAIVNSFIFGFARADVVAAQRARIEFFGYPDGYLENYRAGIARVTKEDVLRVARKYLKPDKMVIVVAGDDKTFDKPLSTFGTVEEIELDNGATKGEK
- a CDS encoding PilZ domain-containing protein translates to MDVTEQRHFQRVPFATGSTVEFRGERHDAEVVDISLKGALLRLTGLTSIQRGDVCAVSISLSNSDIVIQFEAEAAHLRDQLLGVKLLKIDIDSMIHLRNIVELNTANPDQVRKELSFLHCED
- a CDS encoding ABC-F family ATP-binding cassette domain-containing protein, coding for MIHLSNITKQHGAQVLFRDASFQILPGSRTGLVGPNGAGKTTIFRIITGEEEVDAGEITCAKKTTIGYFSQDVGDMSGRSALEEVMAGSAETVRLAAELKEMEAAMCEPQSDDEMAALLERYGAAQEEFEHRGGYDLDTRAQTVLTGLGIGPDRFHHPVESFSGGWKMRIALAKILTLKPDVLLLDEPTNHLDVESIIWLEEWLANDFDGALLMTSHDRDFMNRIVTRIIEVANKTVTTYGGNYDFYEREREIRREQLLASHRRQQEMLAKEEEFIARFAARASHAAQVQSRVKKLEKIDRIEIPPEERVVRFDFNEPPRSGEDVVVMNDLAKVWQTPDGGEKPVFSGVSGIIRRLNKIAVVGVNGAGKSTFLKVLAGQTEPTAGTVAIGANVALGYFSQHAMEVLDPKKTVFETVQEAMPLANIGVIRNLLAAFLFPGDAVDKRIENLSGGEKSRVVLATLLARPVNFLVLDEPTNHLDIRSREILLDALRNFTGTVVLVSHDRHFLRSLVNRVFEVDHGEMRVYEGDYSYYLHKSHELHGG
- the fusA gene encoding elongation factor G, translated to MQHPPLDSIRNIGIISHIDAGKTTVSERILFYTGESHRIGEVHDGEAVMDWMPQEQERGITITSTATVCRWGGCRINLIDTPGHIDFTIEVERSLRVLDGAVAVFSAVEGVQPQSESVWRQADRYRVPRICFINKMDRVGADYRETIRQIEEKLGARPVLLQIPSGAEASFAGVVDLIAEEFLTFSEADQGRIVERHPIPAEIAEEARAARETMIEAAADFDDAILADFLEGAPITPERIRGALRKGTIACRIFPVFMGTALRNKGIQPLLDAVAAYLPSPRDVPPVIGQRPESDIVDTLLCDPAGPLCALAYKVQSDEGRKLSYLRIYSGTVKAGGALWNSTRGCFEKAARLFRMHAHKREQIDEALAGDIVAVAGLKEVLTGDTLCNPTHKVILEGLTVPEPVVALAVEPKGVDDRDKLLPALEKLQWEDPTFRVHEDEETGQTILTGMGELHLEVVTDRLEREFGVQVKTGRPQVVYRETITRPAERQEVFRTEFEGKVQGGEVHLRLTPLHRGDGVRIVVPPAEVLGITRELHSAITDSLTRGSSTGCVTGYPLTDLEVRVTAVPTEPGITTETGVRAAAGRGLMHTARDAAPTLLEPLMNLEIITPGEYAGKVLGSVQQKRGRVEGIVSQGSTEVIRALVPLSEMFGYMTELRSATKGRGSFTMEFSRFDQAPVAVLQQFGLG
- the mscL gene encoding large conductance mechanosensitive channel protein MscL, which codes for MGMMQEFKEFAVKGNVVDLAVGVIIGGAFGKIVTSFVSDIVMPPLGMVMGKVNFTDLFINLSDTPYDSLKAAKDAGAPVISYGVFINTMIDFIIIAFVIFLVIKQINRLKKEPAPAPPNTKDCPYCLSAVPVKATKCGFCTSDLK
- a CDS encoding RCKP-type rubredoxin-like domain-containing protein, with the translated sequence MATWKCSTCGFTKEGRCKPQKCPQCQEKGNFEKQD